From Saccharibacillus brassicae:
TTCGATGCCGCGAATAGGCGCGCCGGCGTCAATAGCGTGCTTGCGCACTTCCGCCGCGATCGCCTGAACCTGCGTATCGGAATTACCGTGGCATACCACGAAATAATCGGCGACCATCGAGATGCCGGTCAAGTCCAGAGCCACGACGTTCATCGCCTTTTTCTCCGCTGCGGCCTCCATCGCGAGATGAAGCAGTTCTTTTGGTTTTACACTCATTCGTTAGCCTCCCTTTTTTTCGGATACCGGCTTG
This genomic window contains:
- the rsfS gene encoding ribosome silencing factor, whose translation is MSVKPKELLHLAMEAAAEKKAMNVVALDLTGISMVADYFVVCHGNSDTQVQAIAAEVRKHAIDAGAPIRGIEGMDSARWVLMDLGDVVVHIFHRDEREYYNIERVWSDAKVVTTV